The Lusitaniella coriacea LEGE 07157 genome segment TTTAATCAGCTTGACCGCGCTGCCAGAAGAGTGGATATCCAGGGCGGTCGGTTGGCAAGGAACGAGGGCGATTTGGGCATAGTAGAGAATAACTCGGGTCGTTTCCGAGAGTCCCCCAGCCCCATCAATCACCACATGGTCGTATCCGGCGATGAGGTCTGGAATATTTTCCGCTAGCTCGTTGGGGTCGGTTTGCGCCACTGCGTCAATTTTGAGGGGTTTAGCCCAAGTTGAGGAAGAGGCTTGAGCATCGCTATCAACCAGCAGTACCGACTGTTGTTTTTGCTGGAGCCAGCGAGCGAGATGAACGGCAGT includes the following:
- a CDS encoding AAA family ATPase; protein product: MIVAVINQKGGVGKSSTAVHLARWLQQKQQSVLLVDSDAQASSSTWAKPLKIDAVAQTDPNELAENIPDLIAGYDHVVIDGAGGLSETTRVILYYAQIALVPCQPTALDIHSSGSAVKLIKQAQRFRPDLTGATFISRAVPRTRLAREAKDVLTAIEGIRHLQTTIYQRQCIADAFGQGQTVFEMGAMGEKSAREYDHLFQEVMAL